In one window of Mus pahari chromosome 3, PAHARI_EIJ_v1.1, whole genome shotgun sequence DNA:
- the Rpl12 gene encoding 60S ribosomal protein L12, producing MPPKFDPNEIKVVYLRCTGGEVGATSALAPKIGPLGLSPKKVGDDIAKATGDWKGLRITVKLTIQNRQAQIEVVPSASALIIKALKEPPRDRKKQKNIKHSGNITFDEIVNIARQMRHRSLARELSGTIKEILGTAQSVGCNVDGRHPHDIIDDINSGAVECPAS from the exons ATGCCGCCCAAGTTCGACCCCAACGAGATCAAAGTCG tGTACTTGCGGTGCACGGGAGGCGAGGTCGGCGCCACATCCGCCTTGGCCCCTAAGATCGGTCCGCTGGGTCTG TCTCCAAAAAAAGTTGGTGATGACATTGCCAAGGCTACCGGTGACTGGAAAGGTCTCAGAATTACAGTGAAGCTGACCATCCAGAACAGACAGGCCCAG ATTGAGGTGGTGCCCTCCGCCTCTGCCCTCATTATCAAAGCCCTCAAAGAGCCACCAAGAGACCGGAAGAAGCAGAAGAACA TTAAACACAGTGGGAACATTACTTTCGATGAGATTGTCAACATTGCCCGGCAGATGAGGCACCGGTCTTTGGCTAGAGAACTCTCTG GAACTATCAAGGAGATCCTGGGCACTGCACAGTCTGTGGGCTGCAATGTGGATGGCCGCCACCCTCATGACATCATAGATGACATCAACAGTGGTGCAGTGGAGTGCCCAGCT AGTTAA